In one window of Gemmatimonadota bacterium DNA:
- a CDS encoding bifunctional oligoribonuclease/PAP phosphatase NrnA — protein MSYRTPRARAAMVNEARDALLASRRAVLTTHLNADGDGAGSEAAVASWLRANGTEVWIINPTPFPDSLGFLIEREEWIVPAGSSQARDLCDQADLAVVLDTGEVPRIGRVRDLIRDLPTVVVDHHPSSGEHAIGGISVRDPEACATGELVYDLIHAADGPWTDHIALGIYVAILTDTGSFRFSNSSSASHRIVADMIERGVEPESVYERVYGAAPLKKYQLLRHALGTLEYDAEHGISWMTVPHEAFDELNATADDLEGMVDVPRSIEGTQVGLLFRKTSKGDIKVSFRSKGLVDVNKLARRFGGGGHVKASGAMVPGPLDHAIERVVGATRKAVVRDAAKGEKEDG, from the coding sequence CACCTCAACGCTGATGGGGACGGGGCAGGCTCCGAAGCGGCCGTCGCGTCGTGGCTCCGCGCCAACGGGACCGAGGTCTGGATCATCAATCCGACGCCGTTTCCGGATTCGTTAGGCTTCCTGATCGAGCGTGAGGAATGGATCGTTCCAGCGGGCTCGTCCCAAGCGCGTGACCTGTGCGACCAGGCCGACCTCGCGGTGGTGTTGGACACCGGTGAGGTGCCACGGATCGGTCGTGTACGCGATCTCATCCGTGATCTTCCGACGGTGGTCGTCGACCACCACCCGTCGTCCGGTGAGCACGCGATCGGAGGCATCTCTGTCCGCGATCCGGAAGCTTGTGCCACCGGAGAGTTGGTATACGACCTCATCCATGCCGCGGACGGTCCCTGGACAGACCACATCGCGCTTGGCATTTATGTGGCGATCCTGACCGACACCGGCTCCTTCCGGTTCTCCAATTCTTCCTCTGCGAGCCACCGGATCGTGGCGGACATGATCGAGCGTGGGGTTGAGCCCGAGAGTGTGTACGAGCGCGTCTATGGCGCTGCGCCCCTGAAGAAGTACCAGCTTCTGCGTCACGCACTGGGCACGCTGGAATACGATGCGGAGCATGGAATCTCGTGGATGACGGTGCCGCACGAGGCCTTCGACGAGCTCAATGCCACCGCAGACGACCTCGAGGGTATGGTGGATGTCCCGCGGTCGATTGAGGGAACCCAAGTCGGACTGCTCTTCCGAAAGACGAGCAAGGGCGATATCAAGGTGTCGTTCCGCTCCAAAGGGCTGGTGGACGTGAATAAGCTCGCTCGCCGCTTCGGCGGCGGAGGTCACGTGAAGGCGTCTGGGGCGATGGTGCCTGGTCCGCTGGACCACGCGATCGAGCGGGTCGTGGGGGCCACCCGCAAGGCCGTCGTACGTGACGCAGCCAAAGGAGAAAAAGAGGACGGATGA
- a CDS encoding transcriptional repressor: protein MSSLLAPHPVIRLFGRFLREQGLPVTHQREAVAEVVFASDEHLSVDDIEQDLRARGERIGKATIYRTLDLLVRSRLVEEHDFGEGFKRYEHRLSVRPIHEHLICLSCGSVAEFESNELYGVEKRVRREHGFAPVRHRLEIYGLCQECREAGVELPSEGLTCPIETV from the coding sequence GTGAGTTCGCTCCTAGCCCCACATCCGGTCATCCGGCTCTTTGGACGCTTCTTACGTGAACAGGGGCTGCCGGTCACGCATCAGCGCGAAGCGGTTGCGGAAGTCGTGTTCGCCTCGGACGAGCATCTCTCGGTAGACGACATCGAGCAGGATCTTCGTGCACGGGGTGAGCGGATCGGGAAGGCGACCATCTATCGGACTCTGGACCTGCTGGTCCGCAGCCGCCTCGTCGAGGAGCACGACTTCGGCGAGGGCTTCAAACGGTATGAGCACCGCCTCTCGGTGCGCCCCATCCACGAGCACCTCATCTGCCTCAGCTGCGGAAGCGTCGCCGAGTTCGAGAGCAACGAGCTCTACGGCGTGGAGAAGCGCGTGCGGCGCGAGCACGGTTTCGCTCCGGTCCGACATCGGCTCGAGATCTACGGTCTCTGTCAGGAGTGCCGCGAAGCCGGTGTCGAGCTTCCGAGCGAAGGCTTGACCTGTCCGATCGAGACGGTTTGA
- the speB gene encoding agmatinase — protein sequence MAGRGNTGPALSAPPGVPPELAELSWELPHTFLGLDEVGGAFETSAAVILPVPYESTTSWGSGTRRGPRAIIESSRYVELHDQEFDCEPGSVLGVHTLPSLELTRAGAKPAMQELGRAYGRVADVCGDRFLVMLGGEHSISSPAVLAQAERHEERLTVLQMDAHADLRGEFEGTRDSHASAMARVLGRADVCAVGVRGVSQEEVDVSRAHGGSTLIWADEMWADDSWMDRAMDALGPKVYLTFDVDYFDPSLVPSTGTPEPGGGDWYPTLRFLKRVFAERDVIAADVVELAPTPGLHAPDFMVAKLVYKIISYRFQSRLTM from the coding sequence GTGGCCGGCCGCGGCAACACGGGCCCGGCTCTGTCTGCTCCGCCAGGCGTCCCACCAGAGTTGGCAGAGTTGTCGTGGGAGCTGCCGCATACCTTCCTGGGCCTCGACGAGGTCGGCGGGGCTTTCGAGACGTCGGCGGCGGTCATCCTTCCGGTGCCTTACGAGTCCACCACATCGTGGGGTAGTGGGACGCGTCGCGGGCCTCGGGCGATCATCGAGTCCTCCAGATACGTCGAGCTCCACGACCAGGAGTTCGACTGCGAGCCGGGCAGCGTGCTCGGTGTCCATACGCTTCCTTCGCTCGAACTGACCCGGGCCGGCGCGAAGCCAGCGATGCAAGAACTCGGGCGGGCGTACGGCAGAGTTGCCGACGTGTGCGGTGATCGCTTTCTCGTCATGCTGGGTGGAGAGCACTCGATTTCCTCCCCGGCAGTGCTTGCGCAGGCCGAGCGGCATGAGGAACGGCTGACGGTTCTGCAAATGGACGCGCACGCAGACCTGCGGGGGGAGTTCGAGGGCACCCGCGATTCGCATGCGTCAGCAATGGCGCGCGTGCTTGGCCGCGCGGACGTGTGCGCGGTCGGAGTGCGAGGCGTTAGCCAGGAGGAGGTCGACGTGTCGCGCGCGCATGGTGGCTCGACCCTCATCTGGGCCGACGAGATGTGGGCGGACGACAGCTGGATGGACCGGGCGATGGACGCGCTCGGGCCGAAGGTCTATCTCACCTTCGACGTCGACTACTTCGACCCTTCTCTCGTGCCGTCCACAGGCACTCCGGAGCCAGGAGGCGGCGACTGGTACCCGACGCTCCGGTTTCTCAAGCGGGTCTTCGCGGAACGTGACGTCATTGCGGCCGACGTGGTCGAGCTCGCGCCCACGCCGGGTCTACACGCACCCGACTTCATGGTCGCGAAGCTGGTCTACAAAATCATCAGCTATCGCTTCCAGAGCCGCCTGACGATGTGA
- a CDS encoding ABC transporter permease, translated as MVRNLRHAVRGLVRTPGYTVAFVLTLGLGIGLNTAIFSVVNGVLLEPLPYQDADRILYVRQPAVQAGVRNARFSFNEVQDYRERSRTIDQFVEYGDWSFTVVGDDAQPHRAVGGLVTSNYFDVLGLTPAIGRLLGPQDDGDDAEPAALLTHDYWTRVFGADPDVIGKTVRLYAFSAPTTTRIVGVLEPGTHYTGSGQQDFFVNYATNEHYQSATMQDQRNHRMTDIFARLAPGQSAEAAQAELKALQAPMLEQFPDAYPDAAGFDIVSALWQDELTRDARPTFLILMGTVALVLLLACANVANLTLTRIVRREKEFAVRAALGAGRGRLRRQLLTENLVLSLAGAGLGLLLAVSGLDLLVQYANRFTVRTGEIGIEVPVLLFTIGIAVGVAVLLAWAPSLPGVQGLGNAAGAAGSARGVVGLSKKHLQRLLAVSQLALSFTLLIGAGLMVRSLVNLTTLDTGIAYENVVTMQAPNTTGMSAPENLLLMDQVVEEIRQFPGVRTVAHASRAPWSPNTVLRPLTVRVEGLDPEGVVSPMVQRNFISPEYFQTVGIPLVAGRGFMTMDDASSDTVAIINERMAQDLFPNEDPINRRIAAQNFNGTWGAWTRIVGVAADTREYGLSVAGAHTIYRPAAQGIAGQSLIVSTSGEPGPLARRVSEIVGGLDADRPVDNVTTLSELRAENIAPERLNATLFAAFALLALVIAAIGVLGVLAFGVSQRTREFGVRMALGAERGQVLRMVLREGALLAGGALLVGGVAAATLSRFLVGLLYEVEATDPATYAGVGVILAIVALLAAYVPAKQATRVDPMEALRSE; from the coding sequence ATGGTGCGAAACCTTCGTCACGCCGTACGTGGCCTAGTGCGGACCCCTGGATACACGGTCGCGTTCGTATTGACGCTGGGCCTCGGAATCGGCCTCAATACGGCGATCTTCAGCGTCGTCAACGGTGTGCTGCTCGAGCCGCTCCCGTACCAGGACGCGGACCGGATCCTGTACGTGCGTCAGCCGGCTGTTCAGGCGGGCGTCAGAAACGCTCGCTTCTCGTTCAACGAGGTCCAGGACTACCGAGAGCGCTCCCGCACGATCGACCAGTTCGTCGAGTACGGCGACTGGAGCTTCACGGTCGTCGGCGACGATGCCCAGCCCCATCGGGCGGTCGGCGGCCTGGTCACCTCGAACTACTTCGACGTGCTCGGCCTCACGCCGGCGATCGGGCGACTGCTGGGTCCGCAGGACGATGGCGACGACGCCGAACCGGCGGCTCTGCTCACGCACGACTATTGGACCCGCGTCTTCGGCGCGGATCCCGACGTCATTGGCAAGACGGTCCGCCTGTACGCCTTCTCGGCGCCGACGACAACGCGCATCGTAGGCGTACTGGAACCGGGCACGCACTACACTGGATCGGGACAGCAGGACTTCTTCGTCAACTATGCGACGAACGAGCACTACCAGAGCGCGACCATGCAGGACCAGCGTAACCACCGCATGACCGACATCTTCGCTCGCTTGGCTCCGGGTCAGTCCGCCGAGGCGGCGCAAGCCGAACTGAAGGCACTGCAGGCGCCGATGCTCGAGCAGTTCCCCGACGCCTATCCCGACGCGGCCGGCTTCGACATCGTCTCCGCACTCTGGCAGGACGAGCTCACGAGGGATGCTCGTCCCACGTTCTTGATCCTGATGGGAACCGTGGCGCTCGTGCTGCTGTTGGCGTGCGCGAACGTCGCCAATCTCACCCTCACGCGCATCGTGCGGCGTGAGAAGGAGTTCGCCGTTCGTGCGGCGCTGGGAGCCGGGAGGGGAAGACTCCGGCGCCAACTGCTCACCGAGAATCTGGTCCTGTCGCTCGCGGGCGCGGGGCTCGGTCTCTTGCTAGCGGTCTCGGGGCTCGATTTGCTCGTGCAATACGCGAACCGGTTCACGGTGCGCACGGGCGAGATCGGCATCGAAGTGCCAGTACTGCTCTTCACCATCGGGATCGCGGTGGGGGTCGCAGTTCTGCTCGCGTGGGCGCCTTCGCTGCCAGGTGTTCAGGGGCTCGGCAACGCCGCCGGTGCCGCCGGCAGCGCGCGCGGGGTCGTCGGCCTATCCAAGAAGCACCTGCAACGTTTGCTGGCTGTGAGCCAGCTCGCGCTGTCGTTCACATTGCTCATCGGTGCCGGGCTGATGGTGCGTAGCCTCGTGAACCTGACGACGCTCGACACCGGGATCGCATACGAGAACGTGGTTACGATGCAGGCACCGAATACGACCGGAATGTCCGCGCCTGAGAACCTCCTGCTCATGGATCAAGTCGTCGAGGAGATTCGCCAGTTCCCGGGCGTGCGCACGGTGGCGCACGCCTCACGGGCCCCGTGGAGCCCGAACACCGTACTCCGTCCCCTGACCGTCCGCGTGGAAGGGCTGGATCCCGAGGGCGTGGTGAGCCCCATGGTGCAGCGGAACTTCATCTCGCCAGAGTACTTCCAGACAGTAGGCATTCCCCTCGTGGCGGGCCGCGGCTTCATGACGATGGATGACGCCAGCTCCGACACCGTCGCGATCATCAACGAGCGCATGGCGCAGGACCTCTTCCCCAATGAGGACCCGATCAACCGTCGCATCGCGGCGCAGAACTTCAATGGTACCTGGGGTGCATGGACCCGCATCGTCGGCGTCGCGGCAGACACTCGGGAATACGGCCTGTCCGTGGCGGGCGCGCACACGATCTATCGGCCAGCAGCTCAGGGCATTGCCGGCCAGAGCCTCATCGTCAGCACGAGCGGAGAACCCGGTCCGCTCGCGCGGCGCGTCTCCGAGATCGTGGGTGGGCTCGATGCGGATCGCCCGGTCGACAACGTCACCACGCTCTCGGAGCTCCGCGCCGAGAACATTGCGCCAGAGCGTTTGAACGCGACGCTCTTCGCTGCGTTCGCGCTGCTCGCGCTCGTTATCGCGGCGATCGGCGTGCTCGGCGTTCTCGCCTTTGGCGTGAGCCAGAGGACCCGCGAGTTCGGGGTGCGCATGGCGCTCGGGGCGGAACGGGGGCAGGTACTGCGCATGGTACTTCGCGAAGGCGCGCTGTTAGCCGGAGGCGCGCTGTTGGTGGGTGGCGTCGCTGCGGCGACGTTGTCGCGCTTCCTCGTCGGCCTCCTCTACGAGGTCGAGGCTACCGACCCCGCGACGTACGCAGGCGTGGGGGTGATCTTGGCGATTGTGGCGCTGCTCGCCGCGTACGTGCCCGCGAAACAGGCCACGAGGGTCGATCCGATGGAGGCGTTGCGTTCCGAGTGA
- a CDS encoding cardiolipin synthase B translates to MKPSSAVPPRPAEGFPWSEIERATGSPTLQGNRIRLQFEGPNTFEIWLEAINSAQRFVYFENYLVRDDRVGRAFREALVRKAREGVPVFLLYDWIGCWATPRKYWKPLRQAGVRVCAFNRPSLGVGDAFGVLQRDHRKLVVVDGEVAYVGGFCVGNEWAGSSSEAPWRDTGVEIRGSAARAAAVAFESLWGEIGEPIVREQALAHPPDAGETPVWLIEGEPGKTRVYRTLHLVAARARQRIWITDAYFVAPRSISEALGAAAQQGVDVRILVPAHNNWPLVGSLSRGGYRFLLESGVRIFEWQGPMMHAKTSVVDGLWCRVGSSNLNSASLMGNWELDVGVLDADLAMQLEGLFVADLASSAEIVLPGRTAVVPDPVSSQSLTRTASLDPEGTVPERLEQQIRTLGNPPGQITLAPLVRASAALGEALAGDRPLGREDRTVLGTVSVMIAAVAIFAWFFPTAVGWIVWAVAAWLAVTTGIRAYLQARRARAEERIAALDMEIEQESETP, encoded by the coding sequence GTGAAGCCCTCCTCCGCCGTGCCACCGCGGCCCGCTGAGGGTTTCCCGTGGTCTGAAATCGAGCGCGCGACCGGATCTCCCACTCTGCAGGGGAACCGCATCCGGCTCCAGTTCGAGGGCCCGAACACGTTCGAGATCTGGCTCGAGGCGATCAATTCGGCGCAACGCTTCGTCTACTTCGAGAACTACCTGGTCCGAGACGATCGCGTCGGCAGGGCGTTCCGCGAGGCGCTCGTCAGGAAGGCTCGAGAGGGCGTGCCGGTCTTTCTGCTGTACGACTGGATCGGTTGCTGGGCGACCCCTCGCAAATACTGGAAACCGCTGCGTCAGGCGGGTGTCCGAGTGTGCGCGTTCAACCGGCCGTCGCTAGGCGTGGGAGATGCGTTCGGCGTGCTCCAGCGCGATCACCGGAAGCTCGTCGTCGTTGACGGTGAGGTCGCGTACGTCGGTGGATTCTGTGTCGGGAACGAGTGGGCCGGCAGTTCGAGCGAGGCACCTTGGCGGGACACCGGCGTCGAGATACGTGGGTCGGCGGCCCGTGCGGCGGCCGTCGCGTTCGAGTCGCTTTGGGGCGAAATCGGCGAGCCGATCGTCCGGGAGCAGGCGCTTGCGCACCCGCCTGACGCGGGCGAGACGCCCGTCTGGTTGATCGAAGGGGAGCCGGGCAAGACGCGTGTGTATCGAACGCTCCACCTGGTCGCTGCGCGCGCGAGGCAGCGCATCTGGATCACCGATGCGTACTTCGTCGCGCCGCGGTCGATCTCGGAGGCGCTCGGAGCTGCAGCACAGCAGGGCGTCGACGTGCGCATCCTCGTACCCGCCCACAACAACTGGCCGCTGGTGGGCAGCTTGTCCCGCGGCGGCTATCGGTTCTTGCTGGAGTCGGGCGTGCGCATCTTCGAGTGGCAGGGGCCGATGATGCACGCGAAGACTTCGGTTGTCGATGGTCTCTGGTGCCGTGTCGGGTCGAGCAACCTCAACTCGGCCAGCCTGATGGGGAACTGGGAGCTCGATGTCGGCGTTCTGGATGCGGACCTGGCGATGCAGCTCGAGGGGTTGTTCGTCGCCGATCTGGCTTCCTCGGCCGAGATCGTGCTTCCTGGCCGGACAGCAGTCGTGCCTGACCCCGTGTCTTCACAGTCGTTGACGCGGACAGCATCGCTCGATCCGGAGGGCACGGTACCGGAGCGGTTGGAGCAGCAGATCCGTACGCTGGGCAACCCGCCGGGGCAGATCACTCTCGCCCCACTTGTAAGGGCGAGCGCTGCGTTGGGTGAGGCGCTTGCGGGTGATCGGCCTTTGGGCCGCGAAGACCGCACGGTGCTCGGGACGGTATCGGTGATGATCGCCGCGGTTGCGATCTTCGCGTGGTTCTTCCCGACGGCGGTGGGGTGGATCGTATGGGCCGTGGCCGCGTGGCTTGCGGTCACGACGGGGATCCGTGCGTATCTTCAGGCCCGACGCGCGCGGGCGGAGGAGCGCATTGCTGCACTCGACATGGAAATCGAACAGGAAAGCGAGACACCGTGA
- a CDS encoding cytochrome c biogenesis protein CcdA: protein MSEVDIGIIVAFSAGIFSFLSPCVWPLVPSYLALVTGMSLEDLQEGVNRKATFIHSLLFVLGFSAIFIVLGASASFLGQFFKQYELWIARIGGVIIIVLGLHLSGVFKLTPLMREKRIHINDKPAGYLGTIGVGMAFAAGWTPCLGPILGAILTYGMSQDTMWAGVGLLTAYSAGLAIPFLMASLALDAFLQGFKRFRRWIPVIEKASGVMLIGLGILLLTGQLTALTAILARWTPDFIYNRI, encoded by the coding sequence GTGAGCGAAGTCGACATCGGCATCATAGTCGCCTTTTCGGCGGGAATCTTCTCATTCTTGTCCCCTTGCGTGTGGCCGCTCGTGCCGAGCTATCTGGCCCTCGTGACCGGCATGAGCCTCGAGGATCTGCAGGAGGGCGTGAACCGAAAAGCGACGTTCATCCACTCACTGCTGTTCGTGCTCGGCTTCAGCGCGATCTTCATCGTGCTCGGTGCCTCCGCCTCGTTCCTCGGACAGTTCTTCAAGCAGTACGAGCTCTGGATCGCGCGCATCGGCGGCGTGATCATCATCGTGCTCGGTCTGCACCTGTCCGGTGTGTTCAAGCTCACGCCGCTCATGCGCGAGAAGCGCATCCACATCAACGACAAACCGGCAGGCTACCTCGGCACGATAGGTGTCGGCATGGCATTTGCGGCCGGCTGGACCCCATGCCTCGGGCCGATCCTGGGCGCGATTCTCACGTACGGAATGTCCCAGGACACGATGTGGGCGGGTGTCGGGCTGCTCACGGCCTATTCCGCTGGCCTCGCGATACCATTCCTCATGGCGTCGCTCGCGCTGGATGCGTTTCTCCAGGGGTTCAAGCGCTTCCGCCGCTGGATTCCCGTGATCGAGAAGGCGTCCGGCGTCATGCTCATCGGGCTCGGCATCCTACTCCTGACTGGCCAGCTCACGGCGCTGACCGCGATCTTGGCACGCTGGACACCGGACTTCATCTATAATCGGATCTAG
- a CDS encoding ABC transporter ATP-binding protein, translating to MGELRAILPYFRPYMRSLYWGVVFVFFANLFQMAGPYLIKLALDGMEDSDPDVAAARLATYAGLIVATAFVGGAARYGMRELLNGMSRRIECDLRDDFFVHLLRLDATFYGTTRTGDLMSRATNDTLAVRMAVGPAIMYTANTIVGFVFSLALMIWISPRLTLYAMVPMVVLPPIVLGFGRIIHRRFAEIQEQFSSLSTFVQENLTGVRIVRAYTQEAEQARQFDAYNDDYRRKNMSLVLSAGAFHPVLMLISGIAIVIVTWMGALEVIAGRMTIGDFVAFGFYLVMLIWPMIALGWVVNLYQRGAASMGRLNKILAVKPAVEVPLRPASLAHALGRIEFRNVSFAYPDTDRDVLRGISFVVEPGATVAIVGPTGSGKSTLVGLLARLYDPTGGEILLDGVKLTDVDPADLRLRIGMVPQDSFLFSATIADNIGLGLDSEEPLLTESGEPCDVIAQATGIAQLAEQIEDFPDGYGTMLGERGINLSGGQKQRATLARALARDPLILVLDDALSAVDTHTEAKILEDLRSVMKRRTSFIISHRVSAVMHADEILVLEGGELVERGTHAELISGRGTYARLLRRQMLEEDLESRLATSSGD from the coding sequence ATGGGCGAACTGCGAGCGATTCTTCCGTACTTCCGACCGTACATGCGGTCGCTGTACTGGGGTGTGGTGTTCGTCTTCTTCGCCAACCTGTTCCAGATGGCGGGCCCGTACCTCATCAAGCTCGCGCTCGACGGGATGGAGGACTCCGACCCCGACGTTGCCGCGGCGCGGCTCGCGACGTATGCGGGCCTGATCGTCGCGACAGCATTCGTCGGAGGGGCGGCGCGATACGGAATGCGTGAACTGCTCAACGGGATGAGCCGCCGTATCGAGTGCGATCTGCGCGACGACTTCTTTGTGCACCTCCTCCGGCTCGACGCGACGTTCTACGGCACCACGCGAACGGGCGATCTGATGAGCCGCGCGACGAACGATACCCTCGCGGTACGGATGGCAGTGGGGCCGGCGATCATGTACACCGCCAATACGATCGTAGGCTTCGTCTTCTCGCTCGCGCTCATGATCTGGATCAGCCCACGGCTCACGCTCTACGCCATGGTGCCGATGGTCGTGTTGCCACCGATCGTGTTGGGCTTCGGGCGCATCATCCACCGCCGCTTCGCGGAGATCCAGGAGCAGTTCTCCTCGCTCTCGACCTTCGTCCAGGAGAACCTGACCGGAGTGCGGATCGTGCGCGCATACACGCAGGAAGCCGAGCAAGCACGCCAGTTCGATGCCTACAACGACGACTACCGGCGGAAGAACATGAGCCTGGTGCTCTCGGCGGGGGCCTTCCATCCGGTTCTGATGCTGATCTCCGGCATCGCCATTGTGATCGTAACGTGGATGGGGGCGCTCGAGGTGATCGCGGGACGGATGACGATCGGGGACTTCGTCGCCTTCGGCTTCTACCTGGTGATGCTCATCTGGCCCATGATCGCGCTCGGCTGGGTCGTGAACCTGTATCAGCGCGGCGCGGCGTCGATGGGACGCCTGAACAAGATCCTGGCCGTGAAGCCCGCGGTCGAAGTGCCTCTGCGGCCGGCTTCCCTCGCACACGCGCTCGGTAGGATCGAATTCCGGAACGTCTCGTTCGCCTATCCGGACACCGATCGGGACGTGCTCCGAGGCATCAGCTTCGTCGTGGAGCCGGGAGCTACCGTCGCCATCGTCGGGCCCACCGGCTCGGGTAAGAGCACGCTCGTGGGACTGCTCGCTCGCCTGTACGACCCGACGGGCGGCGAAATCCTCCTGGACGGGGTGAAGCTCACCGACGTCGATCCCGCGGACCTGCGCCTGCGCATCGGCATGGTGCCGCAGGACTCCTTCCTGTTCTCGGCGACCATCGCCGACAACATCGGTCTAGGGCTCGATTCAGAGGAGCCGCTCCTCACGGAGTCCGGTGAGCCGTGCGACGTCATCGCGCAAGCGACGGGCATCGCTCAGCTTGCCGAGCAGATCGAGGACTTTCCGGACGGTTACGGCACGATGTTGGGAGAGCGAGGCATCAACCTGTCCGGGGGCCAGAAGCAGCGCGCCACTCTAGCTCGCGCCCTCGCGCGCGACCCGCTGATCCTCGTCCTGGACGACGCACTCTCCGCGGTCGATACGCACACGGAGGCGAAGATCTTGGAGGACCTACGCTCCGTGATGAAGCGACGGACGTCGTTCATCATCAGCCATCGTGTATCGGCAGTCATGCACGCGGACGAGATCCTCGTGCTCGAGGGTGGAGAGTTGGTGGAACGGGGGACGCACGCCGAGTTGATCAGCGGCCGCGGGACGTACGCGCGCTTGCTTCGGCGCCAGATGCTCGAGGAAGATCTGGAGTCCCGTCTGGCGACCAGCTCGGGAGACTGA
- a CDS encoding PadR family transcriptional regulator, whose protein sequence is MRVGTVRARLAWHTRAIDSPQPSTGYELGRQFGEGAQHFWFAERSQIYPTLKRMRDRAWLSTNADATAGVFA, encoded by the coding sequence ATGCGAGTCGGAACGGTCAGGGCGCGGCTAGCCTGGCACACTCGAGCGATCGACTCGCCCCAGCCGTCGACGGGATACGAGCTCGGCAGGCAGTTCGGGGAAGGAGCCCAGCACTTCTGGTTCGCCGAGCGCAGTCAGATCTATCCGACGCTGAAGCGCATGCGGGATCGGGCGTGGCTCAGCACCAACGCGGATGCTACGGCTGGAGTGTTCGCGTAG
- a CDS encoding iron-sulfur cluster assembly accessory protein, whose translation MVTMTSSASEKVQDFIREHGVEGDVGVRVAVLPGGCSGFQYGLNVEDGPEADDEVLDVNGVKVFVDPFSAQYLEGVEIDYVTSMMGQGFTFQNPKASGGCGCGSSFTV comes from the coding sequence ATGGTGACGATGACGAGTTCGGCGAGCGAAAAAGTCCAGGACTTCATACGGGAGCACGGCGTCGAGGGTGACGTTGGAGTCCGCGTTGCGGTGCTACCCGGTGGGTGCTCCGGCTTTCAGTACGGTTTGAACGTCGAGGACGGTCCCGAAGCGGACGACGAAGTGCTCGACGTCAACGGCGTGAAGGTGTTCGTGGACCCGTTCAGCGCGCAGTACTTGGAAGGTGTCGAGATCGACTACGTCACGAGCATGATGGGTCAGGGCTTCACTTTCCAGAATCCCAAGGCGAGCGGCGGTTGCGGGTGCGGGAGCTCGTTCACGGTTTGA
- the moaA gene encoding GTP 3',8-cyclase MoaA has product MLDTFGRPLKSLRVSLIDKCNLRCQYCMPEEEYVWLPRDDILTVEEIGDLVDVFTELGVDKVRLTGGEPLLRREVVDVVERVAANPDVRDLSMTTNGVLLAKQAESLRSAGLDRVSVSLDTLRPQRFEQLTRRNRLPEVLEGIDAAAEGGLKPLKINTVVMRGYNDDELTDLIDFAKDRGAEVRFIEYMDVGGATRWTMDMVVSSREILSRLARHYGPIEPLLDNGSAPANRYALPNGTTFGIIASTTEPFCRACDRSRLTADGMWFLCLYGAHGIDLRRPLREGASQDEIRSLIVRGWTNRADRGAEDRKALGSRGPLYQIKDLRKDPHREMHTRGG; this is encoded by the coding sequence ATGCTGGACACGTTCGGCCGGCCTCTCAAGAGCCTCCGGGTCTCACTGATCGACAAATGCAACCTGCGTTGCCAGTACTGTATGCCCGAGGAGGAGTATGTCTGGTTGCCTCGCGACGACATCCTCACCGTCGAAGAGATCGGGGATCTCGTCGATGTCTTCACCGAGCTTGGGGTGGATAAGGTGCGGCTCACAGGAGGCGAGCCGCTGCTCCGCCGCGAAGTTGTGGATGTGGTGGAGCGCGTAGCGGCAAACCCGGACGTTCGTGACCTGAGCATGACCACCAATGGTGTGTTGCTGGCGAAACAGGCGGAGTCCCTCCGGAGCGCGGGCCTGGACCGGGTCAGCGTGAGCCTCGATACGTTACGGCCGCAGCGGTTCGAGCAGCTCACGCGCCGCAACCGTCTCCCCGAGGTGCTCGAAGGGATCGATGCCGCCGCGGAGGGCGGGTTGAAACCCCTCAAGATCAATACCGTGGTTATGCGCGGGTACAACGATGACGAGCTCACCGACTTGATCGACTTCGCTAAAGATCGGGGCGCAGAAGTCCGTTTCATCGAATACATGGACGTCGGCGGCGCAACGCGGTGGACGATGGACATGGTCGTTTCAAGTAGGGAGATACTGAGCCGGCTGGCGAGGCACTATGGACCGATCGAGCCGCTGCTCGACAATGGCTCGGCTCCGGCGAACCGCTATGCGCTGCCCAACGGGACGACCTTCGGCATCATCGCCTCGACAACCGAACCATTCTGCCGTGCCTGCGACCGGAGCCGGCTCACTGCCGATGGGATGTGGTTCCTGTGTCTGTACGGGGCCCACGGGATCGACCTTCGGCGACCTCTGCGAGAGGGGGCCTCCCAAGACGAGATCAGGTCGCTGATCGTGCGCGGTTGGACAAATCGTGCCGATCGCGGGGCCGAGGATCGGAAGGCGCTGGGCTCCCGGGGCCCTCTCTATCAGATCAAGGATCTACGTAAAGATCCGCACCGGGAGATGCACACGCGGGGTGGATGA